The Deltaproteobacteria bacterium genome window below encodes:
- a CDS encoding NAD(P)/FAD-dependent oxidoreductase, translating into MVLQRDFYDITVVGAGPVGLYATYYAGLRECRTKLIETYPQVGGRLISMYPEKEIFDVAGHRRIVAADLIRELAAQAMQYEPTVVLDERVTGLRVLDERVIELSTPAGAHYTQTAIIAAGCGAFVPRKLDIPHLIDFEGQGIHYYLNSFEPLRGKRVLIVGGGNSAVDWALSLDGIAAEVTLCHRMYKWQAHEAMVHRLLSSGVRVRYPYYTLKEVLGDDRVTGAVIWNERSGLEETLEVDDIVLSIGMLTNMEPFRQWGLNIVGSGIGVAPDMSTNLPGVYAAGDIVTYPGKVLLITAGAGEAATAVNSAKEYILSGDLGR; encoded by the coding sequence ATGGTCCTCCAGAGGGATTTCTACGACATCACGGTCGTCGGCGCCGGACCCGTGGGTCTCTACGCGACCTACTACGCGGGGCTGCGGGAGTGCCGCACCAAGCTGATCGAGACGTACCCGCAGGTCGGCGGGCGGCTGATCTCCATGTACCCGGAGAAGGAGATCTTCGACGTCGCGGGCCACCGCAGGATCGTGGCCGCGGACCTTATCCGCGAGCTCGCCGCCCAGGCGATGCAGTACGAGCCGACCGTCGTCCTCGACGAGCGGGTCACGGGACTCCGCGTCCTCGACGAACGGGTGATCGAGCTTTCGACCCCGGCGGGCGCACACTACACGCAGACGGCCATCATCGCGGCCGGGTGCGGCGCGTTCGTCCCGAGGAAGCTGGACATACCGCACCTGATCGATTTCGAGGGGCAGGGGATCCACTACTACCTGAACTCCTTCGAGCCGCTCCGGGGAAAGCGGGTCCTGATCGTCGGAGGGGGGAACAGCGCGGTGGACTGGGCCCTCTCCCTCGACGGGATCGCGGCCGAGGTCACCCTGTGCCACCGGATGTACAAGTGGCAGGCCCACGAGGCGATGGTCCACCGGCTCCTCTCCTCCGGGGTCCGGGTGAGATACCCGTACTACACGCTGAAGGAGGTGCTGGGCGACGACCGCGTGACCGGGGCGGTCATCTGGAACGAGCGAAGCGGGCTCGAGGAGACCCTCGAGGTGGACGACATCGTCCTGTCGATCGGCATGCTGACGAACATGGAGCCGTTCCGGCAGTGGGGGTTGAACATCGTCGGGAGCGGGATCGGGGTGGCTCCCGACATGTCCACCAACCTGCCCGGCGTCTACGCCGCGGGGGACATCGTGACCTACCCCGGCAAGGTGCTCCTCATCACCGCCGGGGCGGGGGAAGCCGCCACCGCCGTCAACAGCGCGAAGGAGTACATCCTCTCGGGCGACCTCGGCCGGTAA